A DNA window from Miscanthus floridulus cultivar M001 unplaced genomic scaffold, ASM1932011v1 fs_660_1_2, whole genome shotgun sequence contains the following coding sequences:
- the LOC136532569 gene encoding probable amino-acid acetyltransferase NAGS1, chloroplastic, which produces MASSAVVPRLAGEALRPNVLASANGLSSSRVAVTRHWRGRGVRCCTAGSSGGGAGAGAVVPGEEFVGFFREAWPYIRGHRGSTFVVVISSEVVSGPHFDRVLQDISLLHGLGIKFVLVPGTHVQIDKLLSERGKKAKYVGQYRITDKDAKDAAMDAAGRIRLTIEAKLSPGPPMLNLRRHGVIGRWHCLVDNIASGNFLGAKRRGVVNGIDYGFTGEVTKIDVSQIRERLDSNSIVVVSNMGYSSSGEVLNCNTYEVATACALAMEADKLICIVDGQIFDEHGRVIHFMSIEEADLLIRKRAKQSDIAASYVKVVDEEGINSLHKGDNGPSLSAKAHIINGYAAAFQNGLGFNNGNSIYSGEQGFAIGGEEQLSRSNAASFQNGLGFNNGNGFYSGEQGFAIGGEERLSRSNGYLSELAAAAYVCHGGVQRVHIIDGSVDGSLLLELFTRDGAGTMIARDVYEGTRMATAEDLPGIRKIIRPLEDSGVLVRRTDAELLEALESFYVVERDGSIIACAALFPFPEEKSGEVAAIAVSEECRGRGQGDKLLDYVEKVALSLGLEKLFLLTTRTADWFVRRGFSECSIESIPEQRRKRINLSRGSKYYIKQLQPKPAGVNANNFVIR; this is translated from the exons ATGGCCTCCTCGGCGGTCGTGCCCCGCCTCGCGGGCGAGGCCTTGCGGCCCAACGTCCTAGCCTCCGCAAATGGACTCTCATCCTCGCGGGTAGCCGTTACGCGCCACTGGCGGGGCCGCGGCGTCCGGTGCTGCACGGCTGGTAGCTCCGGcgggggcgccggcgccggcgccgtggtCCCCGGGGAGGAGTTTGTGGGGTTCTTCCGGGAGGCGTGGCCGTACATCCGGGGCCACCGTGGGAGCACCTTCGTGGTCGTCATCTCCAGCGAGGTCGTGTCCGGGCCGCACTTCGACCGCGTTCTGCAG GACATATCACTTCTTCATGGTCTGGGGATTAAATTTGTTCTTGTTCCAGGAACACATGTTCAAATTGATAAGCTGTTGTCAGAACGAG GGAAGAAGGCCAAGTATGTTGGTCAGTACAGAATTACTGATAAAGATGCGAAAGATGCTGCAATGGATGCAGCTGGTAGGATACGGTTGACGATAGAAGCTAAACTTTCTCCTGGTCCTCCAATGTTAAATCTCCGTAGGCATGGTGTTATTGGACGTTGGCATTGTCTTGTGGATAACATTGCAAGTGGCAACTTCCTTGGTGCTAAG AGAAGAGGAGTGGTTAATGGTATTGACTATGGATTCACTGGTGAAGTTACGAAAATAGACGTTTCACAGATAAGAGAAAGGCTTGATAGTAATAGCATAGTTGTTGTCAGCAACATGGGGTACTCTTCATCAGGAGAAGTGTTAAATTGCAA CACCTACGAGGTTGCTACTGCATGTGCTTTAGCCATGGAGGCAGATAAACTTATCTGCATTGTAGATGGTCAGATATTTGATGAGCATGGGCGAGTCATTCATTTCATGTCTATTGAGGAGGCAGATTTGTTGATTAGAAAGCGTGCTAAGCAAAGTGATATCGCTGCAAGTTATGTCAAGGTTGTGGATGAGGAAGGCATCAATTCTCTGCATAAAGGGGACAATGGACCATCATTGAGTGCCAAGGCTCATATTATAAATGGGTATGCTGCTGCTTTTCAAAATGGATTAGGTTTTAACAATGGAAACAGTATTTATTCTGGTGAGCAAGGGTTTGCTATTGGTGGTGAAGAACAGTTAAGCAGATCAAATGCTGCTTCTTTTCAAAACGGATTGGGTTTTAACAATGGAAACGGTTTTTATTCTGGTGAGCAAGGGTTTGCTATTGGTGGTGAAGAGCGGTTAAGCAGATCAAATGGCTATCTTTCTGAGTTGGCTGCGGCAGCATATGTGTGCCAT GGTGGCGTTCAAAGAGTTCATATTATAGATGGATCTGTAGATGGATCACTGCTATTAGAATTGTTTACGAGAGATGGAGCAGGAACAATGATAGCTAG GGATGTTTATGAAGGAACAAGGATGGCTACAGCGGAAGATCTTCCTGGCATAAGAAAAATTATTCGGCCACTGGAGGATTCTGGCGTTTTGGTGCGGAGAACAGATGCAGAG cttcttgaagCGTTAGAATCATTCTATGTTGTTGAAAGAGATGGTTCAATCATCGCTTGTGCTGCTCTATTTCCATTTCCCGAGGAAAAATCTGGTGAAGTTGCTGCAATTGCTGTATCTGAAGAATGTCGAGGAAGAGGTCAGGGGGACAAGTTACTTG ATTATGTCGAGAAGGTGGCATTATCCCTTGGTCTCGAGAAATTATTCTTGCTTACTACACGAACTGCAGACTG GTTTGTGCGGCGTGGCTTTTCAGAGTGCTCAATTGAATCTATCCCCGAGCAGAGGAGAAAACGTATCAATTTATCCCGTGGATCCAAGTATTATATAAAGCAGCTGCAACCAAAGCCTGCTGGGGTTAACGCCAACAATTTTGTCATCAGATGA
- the LOC136532567 gene encoding uncharacterized protein, giving the protein MADADAKQGNPDLIGTGALKHASIEQWLQTEAQSFDSPSAEIVYSLAILPPTLPRQQNDNNGNGTDNGFNARDVAMGSNADASSSKCGVAGSQQPATSQSQASLQKAEEMLKLFEQRKKDLEKLLDIYEQRLEEAKKIHMFFC; this is encoded by the coding sequence atggcCGACGCGGACGCGAAGCAGGGCAACCCGGACCTGATCGGCACGGGCGCTCTGAAGCATGCATCCATCGAGCAGTGGCTGCAGACGGAGGCACAGAGCTTCGACTCGCCCAGCGCCGAGATAGTCTATAGCCTCGCCATCTTGCCGCCCACCCTGCCCAGGCAGCAGAACGACAACAATGGCAACGGCACCGACAACGGGTTCAACGCCAGGGACGTCGCTATGGGCAGCAACGCTGACGCGTCCAGCAGCAAGTGCGGTGTGGCCGGGTCGCAGCAGCCGGCAACGAGCCAGAGTCAGGCGAGCCTGCAGAAGGCGGAGGAGATGTTGAAGTTGTTCGAGCAGAGGAAGAAGGACCTAGAGAAGTTGTTGGACATCTACGAGCAGCGGCTGGAGGAGGCCAAAAAAATCCATAtgtttttttgctaa